From Elaeis guineensis isolate ETL-2024a chromosome 16, EG11, whole genome shotgun sequence, a single genomic window includes:
- the LOC140854295 gene encoding tetraspanin-19-like, giving the protein MGRMLRSCLQSVLKLVNSVIGMAGMGMILYSLWMMRVWYKQSGGLVFSPPWFVYTFLGLGIFLCLITCSGHIAAETANGHCLSCYMVFVFLLVMLEAAVTADIFLNRNWEEDFPEDPTGKFDELKNFVRSNFEMCKWIGLLVVAAQALSIFLAMVLRALGPDSGSYYDSDDDIVPARLPLLRNQVHHTSYTVDPNLPNNDPWKVRNREKVSR; this is encoded by the exons ATGGGAAGGATGTTGAGGAGTTGCCTGCAGTCGGTGCTGAAGCTGGTGAATTCGGTGATTGGGATGGCGGGGATGGGGATGATTCTTTACTCCCTCTGGATGATGCGGGTTTGGTATAAGCAAAGCGGTGGCTTAGTTTTTAGCCCTCCATG GTTTGTTTACACATTTCTTGGCCTAGGAATCTTCTTATGCTTGATAACTTGCTCAGGTCACATTGCTGCTGAAACTGCTAACGGTCATTGCCTTTCATGT TACATGGTCTTTGTGTTTTTGCTTGTTATGCTGGAGGCAGCAGTTACTGCAGATATATTTCTGAACCGAAATTGGGAAGAG GATTTCCCAGAGGATCCAACAGGGAAATTTGATGAGCTTAAGAATTTTGTGAGATCAAATTTTGAGATGTGCAAATGGATAGGATTGTTGGTTGTGGCTGCACAG GCATTGTCCATCTTCCTGGCCATGGTGCTTAGGGCTCTTGGGCCAGACTCTGGAAGTTACTATGATAGTGATGATGATATTGTACCTGCAAGATTACCCCTCCTGAGAAACCAGGTTCACCACACTTCATACACTGTTGATCCTAATTTGCCAAATAATGATCCCTGGAAAGTCAGAAACCGTGAGAAG GTTAGCAGGTGA
- the LOC140854294 gene encoding sphingolipid delta(4)-desaturase DES1-like, whose amino-acid sequence MVGGGEKRGDGEEGVMATDFFWSYTDEPHASRRKQILAEYPQIRALFGPDPWAFLKITAVVSLQLWTATYLHSSSWLKILMVAYFFGSFLNHNLFLAIHELSHNLAFSTPAYNRWLGIFANLPIGVPMSITFQKYHLEHHRFQGVDGIDMDIPSHVEANAVTNIVTKSLWVIFQLFFYALRPLFLKPKPPGLWEFINLVIQLTLDGSLVYLWGWRSLAYLILSTFVGGGVHPMAGHFISEHYVFNPDQETYSYYGPLNLMTWSVGYHNEHHDFPRIPGSRLYKLKEIAPEYYTNLNSYRSWSQVIYMYIMDQTIGPFSRMKRKQSKNNGDVKKDN is encoded by the exons ATGGTTGGAGGAGGGGAGAAGAGAGGCGACGGGGAGGAGGGGGTGATGGCGACGGACTTCTTCTGGTCATACACCGACGAGCCGCACGCTTCCCGGAGGAAGCAAATCCTCGCGGAATACCCCCAGATCAGAGCGCTCTTCGGCCCCGATCCCTGGGCTTTCCTCAAG ATTACTGCCGTTGTTTCTCTTCAGCTATGGACAGCAACTTACCTCCACAGCTCCAGCTGGCTGAAGATTTTAATGGTTGCATACTTCTTTGGCTCCTTCCTCAACCACAACCTCTTTTTAGCCATCCATGAGCTCAGCCACAACCTTGCCTTCTCAACTCCAGCCTATAACCGTTGGCTAGGAATCTTTGCCAATCTCCCCATTGGTGTCCCCATGTCCATTACCTTCCAAAAGTACCACTTGGAACACCATCGCTTCCAAGGTGTCGATGGCATTGATATGGACATACCCAGTCATGTAGAGGCCAATGCTGTCACCAACATTGTCACCAAATCCCTATGGGTCATCTTCCAGCTCTTCTTCTATGCTCTGAGGCCGCTCTTTCTCAAGCCCAAACCCCCTGGTCTCTGGGAATTTATTAATTTAGTAATCCAGCTAACTCTTGATGGCTCGCTGGTGTATCTCTGGGGTTGGAGGTCTCTTGCTTATCTTATACTGTCGACATTTGTCGGTGGTGGCGTGCATCCAATGGCAGGGCATTTCATCTCTGAGCACTATGTTTTCAATCCAGACCAAGAGACATACTCATATTATGGACCTTTAAATCTGATGACATGGAGCGTGGGATACCACAATGAGCACCATGATTTCCCAAGAATACCAGGGAGCAGGCTCTACAAGTTGAAGGAAATAGCACCAGAGTACTACACGAACCTCAACTCTTACAGATCATGGAGCCAGGTGATTTACATGtatatcatggatcagaccattgGACCTTTCAGCCGGATGAAGAGAAAGCAATCCAAGAACAATGGGGATGTCAAGAAAGATAATTAG